The DNA region AATTTTCGTAAATAATATTAGGAATAATTATAGATGGAGAAATTTGGATCataaaaattaatttgatattttatatatgtaaatgtttaattgagtacCTAAGATGATTGGAACTTCCTTGAATGGTTTGAGAAAAGGGTAGGATTCATTTTTCTTAGGAAGGATAATTAGAGGGCCATAAAGAGTAGATCTTAGCCATGAAATATGGGCATGCCACCACAAAGTCCCTCTTTGACCAACAATTGTGTAATTATATACATAACTTTGGCCTGTTTGAATGGGGCATTGTGTTATATATGCAGGACCATCTGCCCATCCACTACGAAGCTGTCTCACTCCATGCCTGTTCAGAGGGGcaaagaaaattaaagaaattaATCCTAGAATATCCAAAAAAATATACtaagaattgaaagagaaagaTATCATAGCTGtttgaggtttttttttttttgttttaaatgttTCTTTGAAATAGCTAAAGATGTCGAAAGGGTTAACTTCGGTTCCACATACTATAGTGTAAAAGAAATTATACTACTAATTAGGTCACAGTGTATTTAAATTAAGTTTAATGATCTATGTAGAAAGGACTCAAATGTAGGACGGAGATAAGGACCAAATATTATACCAATGAATGGAAATATTGTTAGGAACATGGTTATTGACTTTTATAAGTAGACGATCACCCTCCCTTGTGATAATACGAGGCCCTGGGAATTTTCCATTGACTGTCACTATGCTCTTAGTATGGCACAATCTAGTGACATTTTGCATTGTAATCTACATTAaagattcaaaaatgaaaatatGTTAGCAAGAGTAACAAAAAATTATGCACATTATTTGCTGTAAGATAAGTAGAATGGACTTTTGATATCATACATTGAACTCATAGTGTCTGGTGATAGCTTGTGAAGGCTGAGGCATGAGACATAGTGCCAGAAAAGCAATAAAGAACATTGCCATAGGAACTAATGATGGAAAAGTGCTAGAAAACCCCATCAATATTTTGTCTGATCTCTTCCTTGAAATTAAATTGAAGGGTGAAGATCAGCTTTAGATATTGTAGTAAACTTGGATGAAATATAGCTCTAAGATTGATGTATATATAGAGAAATATTGATGAGATGCTTGGTCGATTAGGTGATGAAAATAGTgtattttaaagaagaaaaatcagGAAGAAGTTTAGAATTTGCACATAAATTTTTCTAAAATTGACCAACTGTAGTTGGAAAACAACTTTAGAGTGATGTCAAAGACAATCTAGCtctattttaattatatattttgctGAAGTTCAATAACTTTCCTTTGTCGTGATGTTAAGCTTGCATGATATTGACAAATTTTCCATATATGCTATAGCTACTGCATGTGCATGAAGTGGTTGTATCTTTTGCACTGTTTTAAATTTTCTCTTTGTGAAATTAGACGTCTACGGTTTTAGTGCAATTTTTTTTACTGTTGAGGAGAAAGGTGTAACCTGATAATGAGAGGTGGTTTAGTTTATTTATGTATGATAagtcagttagggagttaatgaGATAGTTAGTTAGTTTGTTATAGTAGTGGGAAGTCAcacgtgtatatatatgtgtacATGTAAGAGATACAGAGTGTGTGGAATAGAATTTTTCCACTGATACATTCATTTTTCTCTCagatatttcttcttcttcttctcttcttcttcctctctttctcttctCCCTCTAGCTAGGGTTTCTGCAGGTGATCAATCACCAAACTTcagcatggtatcagagctccGAGCTCGGAATTGAAGCTCAGATATCGATCCTCAATTTCTTCTCAATTGAATTTCTGGTTCAGATCTAATATCTCAATTTTTCTGTTTTTTCAACTCGAAATTGCTCAATAATGGCGGGTGATGATTTGTTGAATGAAAGTCCAAATACTACTGTTGAAAATGCTTCGCATGCATCATCAGAGGATGAATTTGAGGAAGGAGTGACAGTAGCAGTCACTCATCCTCTGTACCTAGCTCCCAGCGATACAAGTGGAATCTCCTTGATCTCATTTCAGCTAACCGGCACTGACAATTACTCTCTATGGCATCGATCTATGTGAATTGCATTACTTGGTCGAAATAAGCTTGGGATTGTTGATGGCAGGTGGCCTAAGGAGCGGTTTCGTGAGAAGTACTGGTATCAATAGGAGAGGTGCAATGCAATTGTGCTGTGATGGTTGATGAATTCAGTGGCTCCGGCATTAATCAGTGGCATTGCATACGCTACTAGTGCACAGGTAGTATGGATGGATCTGCAGGAATGTTTTGACAGGGTGAATAATACATGTTGCTATAATTTGCACAAGGAAATTGCCACTCTAAATCAAGGTACTGCATCTATCTATGTTTACTACTCGAAGCTCAAAGATCTTTGGGATGAGACTGAGTCTGTAGTACCTACTCCTGGCTGTGACTGTGCTAAGACAAAAGAATTTATTATGCATTTACGAAAACAGAAGGTGTATCAATTTCTAATGGGCCTAAATGACTCTTACTCTCAAGATCGTAGTCAAATTCTTATGATGAAACCCTTACCAACAGTAAATCAAGCTTATACTATGCTCATGAGTGATGAAAGTCAGAGAACTATAGCAGCCACTGCTGGAGTGTTAGGATCTGCTCCTAATGTAAACATAAATGCCTATGACTCTACTGCCCTATACAGTGCTAAGCCTAATTTCAATCCAAAGTTTAGGAAGAATTACAATGTCCAGTGTGAGTTCTGTAAAATGAAAGGCCACAGTAAAGAAAACTGCTACAAAATCATAGGGTATCCACAAGACTATAAGTTTAAAAAGAAAGGGGGAGCTGGAGCATACAATGCTATGATTGAACCTAGTCATGTTGTgcttttgcacacaaatcatgtCTCTCAGAACAGGTCAATGACATCTATGCCAATGCAACCTATGCCTATGTATCAAGGTCATCAGTATGTGAGCCAAGTTACTGAAGGATTACAGGGTCAAGGGATCTCAGGCACTCAGAATCAGGAAGGTACTTCACAACCTCAGGGATCAACAAATATTGCTCCACAAGGTGGTGGTTTTCCCTTCACCAAGGAATAATATGATCAGATAATGCAGATTTTGAACAATACCCCAAGTTACTCAAATGCAGCAGGTATTGATACCTCTCTTTTAGCATCCACTAACTCATAAGAACAAGAATGAATCATTGATACAGGTGCAACAAATCATATGGTGTCAAATGTTAACTTACTAATCAAAACCTCCCTAATCACACCTTCTAAGTCTAGAAGAGTTCTACTACCTAATGGAGATGTCACTCAAGTTACTCAGATTGGAGATAGTTATATTTTAGATAGAAGCACTATTAAAGAAGTGCTTTATGTCCCTCAATTCAAATTCAACTTATTGTCAGTCTCCAAGGTGACAAGAGATCTAAGATGCTTTGCTTCCTTTTATCCTTATTTCTGTATATTTCAGGATCTCTTCAGTGGCAAGGTGAGGGAGATTGGTAGGGAAAGAGATGGCCTATACTTTCTGCAGAAACATGGGGCCAAGAAGCTTACTGCAGTTGCCCTAGTTGTAGCTGGAATAAAGTCAAGAACTACTGATATTACTCTGTGGCATAAAAGACTAGGTCATATCTCTAGTGTGGTACTCAGAAGACTGTTTCCTGCTAAACTAGCTAGTATTACTGATACTATCAATAAATGCACTGTATGTCCATGTGCTAAACAAACTAGGTTACCATTTCCTACTAGTTGTATTAAGAGCACTGATGCATTTGATCTAATTCATGTGGATGTTTGGGGTCCTTACAAGTATGCAACCTTTGATGGAAATAAGTACTTCTTGACTgttgttgatgattttaccagAATGACTTGGTTGTTTCTTTTGAAGTTAAAATCTGATGTATGTGTTGTACTTGCTCAGTTTATTATGTTTGTTCAAACTCAATTTAACAAAACCTTGAAGGCAGTCAGATCTGATAATGGATCTGAATTTATTAACTCTGTATGCAAGACCTTGTTCCAGAAATATGGCATTATCCATCAGAAGACATATGCTTACACCCCTCATCAGAATGGAGTTGGTGAGTGGAAACACAGGCATATCCTGGAGGTGACTAGAGCCTTAAGGTTTCAGGCCAATATTCCTATTAAGTACTGGGGTCATTGTGTTCTTGCAGCAGTATATATTATTAATAGAATGACATATTCTGTACTCAATGGCCTATCTCCCTTTGAGTTGTTATATGGTAGAGCACTCACTTTGGACCATCTGAGAGTTCTTGGATGTCTGTGTTATGCCAAACAGATTCAGGAGATAGACAAACTTCTTCCTAGAGCTAAACCTACTGTCCTTATGGGGTTTTCTGATACTCAAAAGGGTTATATTTTGTTAGATTTAGATACTCATTGCTTTCTCATTAACAGAGATGTTTCCTTCAGGGAAGGTGTTTTCCCTTTTAAGGACTCTTCAGCATCTACACCACCTGTGTTCTTGCCCCATGAATCTTCTATTGTTGATGCTGGGCTCACCTCACCTCCCTCTTCTATTGATTCTGACCATGCAGCTAGCAGATCAGAACATGACTTAAATATACAGCACCACTCACCATCTGAAGTAGTTCCAGCAACCTTGCCTTCTCAGGACCTCAGCTTCCCTGGTCTAAGGAGATCATCAAGGACCAGACAAGCTCCTATTTGGATGAAAGACTTTGTGTCTTTGCCAGGACACACGTATGTGCCTTACTCTATTTCCAACTGTGTATCATATGATTGACTCTCTTCTACATATCAGGCCTATCTAGCTGCCTTTTCGTCTATAGTGGAACCTACCTCCTTTGAGGAAGCTGTTAAAGATCCTAGGTGGGTGGATACTATGCAGGCTGAGATTGCTGCCTTAGAATCTAACCACACTTGGGATGTGGTCTCCGTGCCTGATGGAAAAATTCCTATTTGGTGCAAATAGATATACAAAGTAAAGTACAAGGCCTCAGGTAAGGTAGAAAGGTTCAAGGCCAGGCTTGTGGCCAAGGGGTATAGCCAGCAAGAGAGCATTGATTATCAGAAAACATTTAGTCCAGTGGTTAAAATGGTTACAGTCAGATCTGTTCTTGCAGTTACTGCTTCTGAGCATTGGCACATTCATCAGATGGATGTGTACAATGCCTTTCTACTGGGTGACTTGTATGATGAGATATATATGACTCTGCCTCAAGGCTTTCAGAGACAGGGGGTGAGTAGACCAACATGTAGACTCTTGAAATCCTTGTATGGCCTCAAACAGGTACCAAGACAGTAGAATGCTAAGTTGTCTGAAGCACTGGTGCACTTAGGCTTCATGCAGAGTCAACATGATAACTCATTATTTGTAAAAGGGACATGCAACCACATTGTCATCATCTTGgtctatgtggatgatatgcttcTAATTGGACCTGATCTGACACTAATAAATGAAGTCAAAACTAAGCTACAACTGACTTTTAAGATGACGGACTTAGGAGAGTTGAAATACTTCCTTGGCATTGAGTTTTCCAGGTCATAACAAGGTATTCTGATGCATCAAAGGAAATACACACTAGTACTCATCTCTGAGCTTGGACTGGGAGCTGCAAAGCCTGCAGTTACACCTATTGAAGCTAATGTCAAGCTCACTACTAAGGAATATGATGAACATATTGGTGTTCTTGAGGGCACAACAGATGAAACCTTGAGAGACCCCGGCAAGTACCAGAGGCTACTAGGAAAGCTACTCTACTTGACAGTCACACGACCAGACATAGCATATAGTGTTCAGACATTGAGTCAATATATACAGAAGCCAAAAAGGTCTCATATGGAAGCTGCACAAAGAGTGGTCAAGTATGTGAAAGGGCAGCCTGGACAAGGCATACTGTTGTCTAGCAGAAATGAGAACACTATTACAGCATATTGTGATGCTGACTGGGCAGCCTGTCTTCTCACAAGGAAATCAGTAACTGGATTCTTTATCAAGTATGGTGAGTCATTAGTGTCCTGGAAGTCAAAGAAGCAAAACACTATTTCCAGGAGCTCAGCAAAATCAGAGTATACGAGCATTGCATCAACAGTAGCAGAGTTAGTTTTGATACTTGGCTTATTCAAGGATATTGGAGTAGTTGTTGAACTTCCTGTGAACATACTCACAGACAGCAATGCAGCAATTCAAATAGCTGCCAATCCAGTATTCCATGAACGCACTAAATAAATCGAAATCGACTGTCATTTTATAAGAGAAAAGATACAGAATGGGTTGGTGAGGACATAATATATAGCAACTCAGGAATAGCTAGCAGATATCCTAACCAAGGGCTTAACCAGAGTTCAACATGACTATTTGCTGTCCAAGCTAGGGGTACTTGATATCTTCATACCAcctagcttgagggggagtatttAGGAGAAAGGTGTAACTTGATAATTAGAGGTGGTTTAATTTATTTATGTATGATAagtcagttagggagttaatgaGATAGTTAGTTAGTTTGTTATAGTAGTGAAAAGTCAcacgtgtatatatatgtgtacATGTAAGAGATACAGAGTGTGTGAAATAGAATTTTTCCACTGATACATTCATTTTTCTCTCagatatttcttcttcttctcttcttcttctcttcttcttcctctctttctcttctCCCTCTAGCTAGGGTTTTTGCAAGTGATCAATCACCAAACTTTAGCATTTACCCTTCtctaatattttgaaaagtaatCCCTTCGTCCCAACTCTAATGCGGATCCAGGATCTAGATTTTACGAGTTCGATTTTCAAGATTTTTAGGATTgaattcattatttttttaaagttatCGATTCAGACCTATCTTTTGttgcaattttaataaagttttacacataaatttatgctccGCATCAAAAGTACTGGGTTCAGATGAACCCGGCAGCCAAACTCTACATCCGCCCCTCTCCCAACTCAGTGATGCCGTTCAGATTTCGAAAGTCaaagttttttaatttttgattgcgaatttggacacataatctttaaattttttttttttttttaatctttttacaTATTTGAAAACTACACAAAACGTACTGTAAGccacaataattaataatttaaaagtaTTCAAAAATCATATGAAAAATCATAATCGAAAAGAAACTCGTTTACAAATTGGGATGAAAGGAGTACTAAATAGAAGAAGTATGGACTACATAAGTACATAGTATATGTTTAAAAACAATTTAACCAATTACGCTGTGAATCATGCAAACGTGTAAATTTTTTGTCCAAGAAACTTTCTAAAAGTATATCTAGTGATTAGTGTTTTCATCCAAACAAAGTAGGTAAATGATTGCGAGAACTTGCTTGCAGTAAAGATTCATATCGTTGTAATTAAGTGTTACTGTATTGCATTTCTATACCCTCTAGTCAGATCTCAACATTTATCAATTGATATAGGCCTATTGATGTTATATATGCATTTTTATCAAGTTAAATCATTCATGGGGTTGTTATCTTAATTAGACCAAACATACTCGAGGTTATATtaactaaacatatatttaataaaattcaaTCTTGTCTATTCCATTCCAGTTTTCGGTCCGAGTGTACACTTTAAGCAAAACGTTATCTGTATTTGTAAATGATCAAGGGGCAAGAAAATGTGTATATGGGTAAAACCGGGGGTAACATATACCTCGATTACCCGATGGGTCAAACGAAGCGAAAGACATGATTGCATGGGATCAGAATCGAAGTCAGGGACTTCTCGTACCAGGGCCCGAACGGAGTGTTCGCAACCGGGCCTGGCAAGACAACACTCCCCGAACCCAGAGCGAGCTCCGAAACCTCGAAAGGCACTACGAACGGTTGCACACGACTAACAGAAAGCCGTGATATCCGCACCCAATCGGATATCACGGCGCGAATCTCGCCTGACGTCGGTAGCATGTCAATAATTGATGAGAAAGGAGGATTTTTTGCCTTTTTTAGAGTTGTACTAGcaatgaaactctcctactatataaacgGAAAGCTTTTTCATTCAATACACATTATAAAACGCATATCAAGACAATACAAAattatttctcttatttctaGCTATTGAAAGGTTCTTATTTTAATCATAGTTCATCACACGTATTTGGCTTCGAATCGAGGGTCCGGTCGAGGGCAAAACTATTGCCCGGACTCAGCGTCACAACTGGTTTGGTTATTTATCTCATCCTTAATTCgtttatctaacattcttgatttcttgtgttgaatcaatctacatatccttaaaaccgcgtacaaatttaagTGTTATatgttttaagggtaaacaatctTGGTGCTGAGGAAAGTAACATTACACACACGAAAGCCGAACGAGGGAAAGATGTTatcaaactgggaaggaccgtatcgagTCATCGAAATTACCGGCAAAGgctcatacaaactcgaagcggGAAACAGTGTGCAACTACCGAATAATTGGAACGTGATACacttaaaacggtactactgccaAGGTACGATCTTAACTACTCGTTAATCATGTTATGTATCGGACTAACACTTACAGGCAAGCTCAATAATGGATGTAgctattaggtctgaaagaacgcgttgcactcttttttctttgaaccggttttgtcccaaaatgAGTTttgcggcaaggtttttaatgaggcaacaataaAATATGCTAACTTAGATTCGAAGGACGGTATCAAACTGGAGTCATTGGGCGTTCATTTTGCATCAACAGTATTCGAGCCCTCTCAAgctcgacctcgaatactggggtcCATTACCCTCGGATTAAGGTTTTCAGCAAGGAAAAATTCAGCAAGGAAAAAAGAAAGCCTTATATGCTAGAAGCTAAGACTCGATGGTTAGAATtaattgtaagggccaaacggtcgtgTGAACCATGCCCACATAGTCCACTTTAGCCATGACACAAGCTTTTACGCATTTTgatcatgtactttacacacAAATTTAAAGAAAGTTTCGCCTTGCTATTACACATTTTTTTGCCTTTTAAATTTCGGATCCTAaaagcccacgggctacccctattcggggactatcgagcccaagggctaccccccTCGGGAACTGTCATCCAAAAAAGTTCGGACAATTCGGGCTACTAAATCCCGAAGGCACCAAACCTATTAGGCGGTTCCTAAATACAAAAGGCTACGACCGCCCTAAAAATGACTCGGAGACGTACGAAGCTCGTAATCAGAAAGTAAGGCctttataaaaattcaaaacctgctaaaaggttaccctcggcaaaagcatcGTCTAAAATTACTTAAGCATCTTGAAAAAACATTCGGTCACACCGAGTTTTCAAAGCCTCGAACAAATAAAGTTGTATCGAAGTCAGGCTCCGTTCGGACCTCTAAAAATCGAACGCCCTATAACTACATTTGATTCTATTCTAAGGTATTAGAAGCGTTGCAAGAATAGGAGTTATGAAAAGATGCTGAAAAAATAAAGACTCGAAATTGCCAGAAAGggaaaactttatatatattccTAAATATACTTACAAAGGCCCAAAAAAACGTCCTCAAAATgaacaaaaaatatacataagaCAAACTAACAAAGTACTAAAGGATCTACGCCTAATATTCACTAGGACCCAACTCATTGCCGATGCCGTCAGAGCCTTCGGATCCCACCGAGCCCTCAGAAACCTTAGAGCCTTCGGCACCTTCAAGCTCGTAAAGCTTCTTTGCCTCGGCCTCAGATTTTTTGGCTTCCTCGATCTCAGCCGACAGGTCAAAACCTCGGGCATGGATCTCCTCAAGGGTCTCTCTTCGGGATAGCTATTTTATATATTCAGCTTTTGCCTTCAGGCGGACTTCGGCTGCCTCTACATCggccttatattgggccaccatTTCATCGGTGTCAGCGGAGGTTTTATCCAGCTTGGACTTCACTGCCTCGTATTCTCTACCAAGGGCATTCCGCTCCGTGACAGCCGAGCTCAGCTGTGCTCAGAGATCATCATGCAACTGAGACCACTTATCAGCTTTCTCTTTCGCCACCTGGAGTTGGACCTCTACTGATGTCAACTTTGCCTTGGCGGTTTCCTTCTACGAAGCTAGCATGTCCATTTTGCTTTTCCACCCATCGGCCATGGCTTGGACCTCGTTAATCTTGGCTCGGAGTTGGTCGATCATGTTGATCTTCTGTTGAACCTGCGAGGTTGTGTTGTTAGTCACCACGACTAGCTCATCTTTTTTAGcttcaaagacctttaccttttcaaCCAGAGTGGCATGTTCCTGCCTCAGGGTCGAAGCTTCCTTCTGAGTCCTGTCTAGCTCGGCCTGAAGGTCCTTGAGGGCCCTGTCCTGTTGCTCACTGAGGAGCTTGAGCATGTCATTTTTTCGGGGCTGCTCCTtaagctcgaactcgagctagCTGATTTCGAAGCAGTACCGGAGGAAGATCTCATGGTGAAGCACCGAGGCTTGCAAAACAACGAAAATAATAAGAGATAGTGGAACCTAAGTAGAATTCAAGAGGAAGTATTAATGCCTTACCTGGTTCAGCGCTTGTTGCGCCTCGTTGAAGAGACACGACGTTCCCACCTCATTCATATTTGCCTGGTCCTCCTCGGTTACCAGGCATCGGAGGTAGTTGGCTATACCCAAGGGAGAAGACAGAACTCGAGCATCCTTCGGTACCGTAAGAATGATTGTTCTCTTGCGGTCGGGGTCCACACTCGGAGCAGGAAATTGCTTCACCAATTTTGGGCTCGAACTCGGCCCCCCATCTTCTTAAGAAACGTCCTTCTTCGGGACCTCTAGGTCACTCAGCCCGGAAAAGTCTTCCAAAGTGGACGAGTCCGCGCCATCGAAGAAGGAGTGAAGAGGGTCATCCGTGCCATGAACTCCTTCACTTGACTTCTCTTTTCCTGCTTGGGCCTCCTCAAGCATGGACTCGGTGTAGGAGGGCGTCTTCATGATATTCATTACACCAGTCGCCTCCTTCGGAGCAGAAGCGGCTTCTCGGGTGGTCTCAGCCCCAGTCTCCATCTCGGCCTCTCGAGTCGAAAGGAGATCGACCTCATGGCTCTTCTCCTCGGCTGCCGCCTACTCCCCGACAAAAATGTCATTTTCTACGGACTCATCCCTGAGCCGGAGAAGTGAGTCAGAATCCGGCACCCGAGAGTTGGTGCTCTTCTTTGGCTTACAAGCCTGGGAAGCCGCCCTCTTCTTTGGCTTCACCTCGGGACCCGGGTGACCGaagattttcttttccttttcctcttctcCTCCGCGACAGCCCCAGGCTGTCCCATAATGGAGGGATCAACGGACAAGGATGCATCCTCGCCCCCTTTCAACGGCCTAAGTTCGGTGGTGTTAGGCAAATATGTGAAGGAAAGAGAAAAAGGTCAGCATTGTGTGAGTTCGGGGCGTAATAGTAATTATTCTAAGAAGAGCCTTACCATGTGAACGGGCCATCGACCCTTCGAAAGCTTGCGCTACGAGCGCTCAAAATACGACATCTGCTTGCCGATGCCTTCGATCCACTCTATGAGCCGGGGGACCGCATTGGGAACCCGAGCAAAAGCTACACGATCACAAATATTGATAGTGAGAAAGGGAACAAAGAAGACTCGACACTTAAGGAAATATTACACTTGAtacattccacttctcggggaatggcaaAAACTCGGAAGGGATCAAATCTTCAGTCATCACCCGAACGAAGCGCCCCTACCAGCCTCGGTCTCGATCCTCATCGATGCTCGTAAAGGGGGCCTTGCTGGCCTAGTAAGTGAGCTTGATTAGTCCCCCTCTAAAACTTCAGGGACTGTATAGACGGAgcaggtggtcgagggtgaaccaaGGAGACTCGGTGTTATTCACAAAATAACAAAGGAGGATCCCGATCCTCCAAAGAGATGGGTGGATTTGCCAAAGGTACACCTCGTATCTCTTGCAAAATGCCAAAATAATTGGGTCTACTGGGCctagtgtgaaggggtaagtgtaaatacttaaatACCCCTCGACATGAGTGGTGATATCGTCCTCAAGCCCGGGGACTACCACGTCCTTACCTCCCCAAGTACACTCTTCCCGGACAATGGGAAGGGTATCTTTGGTGACATAGCATATATAACTCGATGCCCCCTCACCTCGGTCTTGTTTGGATGAGGCCCTCTCGACTTTGAAGTCGTATAAGATTGAACATCCCCCGAAAAATTTTTTTTCATGGGGGGGCTCTGGGGCCACTTCCGCGGCAGCCACTTCGGTAGCAACCACCTCGAGAGCAGCCGTCTTGAGAACAACCACTTCGGGGACGGTTGCCTCacactacaaaaaaaaattagaattagcTACGAAAGTCGTCGCTAATCTATCGCTAAAACGCTCATAGCtagcagaatttcttgataatccgTTGCTAATCCGTCGCTAAACGAGATTAGCGATAGATATTTTCTATTTAGCTACATAATTTGTCTGTCGCTAAAATCTATTTTTTTAGTAGTGTCGGTACCTATGGTTGGGTGAGAAGATAAAGAGGCAGCCTGCTGAGGAACTGATTTAAAAGTCTTGGCCATCGTGAATCTGGAAAATATATGAAGATTTGGAGAGagtgtatgaagatttgaagtttGAAAGTGAAGATATGAGGTTCTGGGTTGAAAATCCAAGAAAATGTATGACGGTTTGAGGttgaagatgaagatatgaaggttcaAGAAACAATGTATGAAGATTTGAGAACGACGAAAGCCTTTGTAGAGTTCGAAATGAGggaaaatgaggggactatttgtatacgggtaaaaccgcgGGTAACATATACCCCGATTACCCCGTGGGTCAAACGAAGCGAAGACATGACTTCATTGGATTAGAATCGAAGCTAGGGACTTCTCGTACCAGGGGCCGAACAGAGTGTTCGCAACCGGGCCTGGCAAGACAACACTCCCCGAACCCAGATCGAG from Nicotiana tabacum cultivar K326 chromosome 24, ASM71507v2, whole genome shotgun sequence includes:
- the LOC107823427 gene encoding secreted RxLR effector protein 161-like, with translation MHQRKYTLVLISELGLGAAKPAVTPIEANVKLTTKEYDEHIGVLEGTTDETLRDPGKYQRLLGKLLYLTVTRPDIAYSVQTLSQYIQKPKRSHMEAAQRVVKYVKGQPGQGILLSSRNENTITAYCDADWAACLLTRKSVTGFFIKYGESLVSWKSKKQNTISRSSAKSEYTSIASTVAELVLILGLFKDIGVVVELPVNILTDSNAAIQIAANPVFHERTK